The Ornithinimicrobium sufpigmenti genome includes the window GGGCGGCCAGGGCCAGGACCAGCGTGGCCACGGCCAGTGGCAGCTGCACGGTGTAGCGCAGCTCCTTCTTGACGAAGCCCTCGACGAGGCAGCCGAGCAGCCCACCGACGAAGACGATGATCAGCGGCAGCAGCGCCAGGTAGTTGATCTCGGGCGCGACGAACATAGAGCCACCCATCAGCGGCCCCTCCCCTCGGCGTTGGCGGTGTCGACGGCCGGCACGGGGTCAGCGACCCCCACCGACTGCAGCGTCTGCTGCACGGCCGGCTCGAGCACGTCGAGGACCGGCTTGGGGTAGAACCCGAGGATCAGGAAGGCGGCGATGAGCGGCGCCACGACCCACTTCTCCCGGCCTGTCATGTCGGGGACGTCCAGACCCTCGGGCCGTGGCCCGGTGGCGACCTTGCGGTACATCACCAGCACGTAGACCGCAGCCAGGACCACGCCCAAGGTGGCGATCAGCCCCAGCCAGGCGTTGCGCTGGAAGGTGCCCACGATGACCAGGAACTCGCTGACGAAGGAGTTCAGGCCCGGGAGCGACAGGGCGGAGAGACCGGAGATCAGCAGGGCTCCGGCGATGAGCGGGGTGACCCGCTGCCAGCCGCCGAAGTCGCGCAGGTCGCGGCTGCCGCGGCGCACGATGAGCATGCCAGCCACCAGGAACAGCCCGGCGGTGGTGAAGCCGTGGTTGACCATGTACAGCGTGGCGCCGGTGTGGCTGACCGTGGTGAAGGCGAAGATGCCCAGCACGATGAACCCGAAGTGGCTGATCGAGGTGTAGCTGATCAGCCGGAGGATGTCGGTGGAGCCGATGGCCATGAACGCGCCCCAGAACAGCGAGATCAGGGCGAGGGTGATCACCACCGGTGTGGCCCACTGGCTGGCCTCGGGGAACAGGCTCAGGCAGAACCGGATCATGCCGTAGGTGCCGACCTTGTCCAGGACGCCGACCAGCAGGACCGAGGTCGCGGGGCGGGACTGCTCCGCGGCCAGGGGCAGCCAGGTGTGCACCGGCCACATGGGGGCCTTGATCGCGAAGGCGATGAAGAAACCGAGGAACAGCCAGCGGCCGGCCTCCACGGACAGGTCCATCCCGGCCAGGTTGGTCAGCAGGAACCCGTCGGCGCCGCGCGGACCGGCCAGGTAGACCCCGATCACCGCGACGAGCATGATCAGCCCGCCGGCCAGGGAGTACAGCAGGAAGGTGGTCGCTGCCCTCGCCCGGCGAGACCCGCCGAAGATCCCGATCAGGAAGTAGACCGGGATGAGCATGACCTCGAAGAAGATGTAGAAGAGGAAGACGTCGATCGCGGCGAAGACGCCGACGATCGTCGAGGTCAGGGCCAGCATCAGGGCGAAGTACAGGTGCTGGCGACGGCCGACCGCAGGGACGTCGTCCCATGCCGCGATGAGGCAGATCGGGACCAGGATCAGCGCCAGCAGGATCATCGTCAGCGAGATGCCGTCGACGCCGAGGGCGTAGGAGACGCCGAACTGCGGGATCCACGCGTGGACCTCGGTCAGCTGGAACTGCCCGCTCCCGCCGCCGAGCTGGTACTGGGTCAGGGCGGCGATCCCGACGCCGAGGGTCAGCAGCGAGGTGCCGAGCGCCACGGGGCGCACCAGCGTGCTGGCCTTCGGCAGCACCGCCACCACCAGGGCCCCGACGAGCGGGAGCACCAGCAGGGTGGTCAACCAGGGGAAGTTCATCACTGCATCACCCACACTGCACCGAGGATGGCGACGACACCGAACAGCATCGTCAGGGCATAGGAGCGGACGAACCCGTTCTGGGCGCGCCGCAGGACCGACGACAGGCCGGTCAGGCTGGCGGTGGTGCCGCCGGTGACGGTCCCCTCGACGAGGGTCTCGTCAGCTTCGGTCAGGCCCTTGACCAGGGTCCCGGTCGGGCTGACGAAGAGGGCGTCGTTGACCTCGTCCTGGTAGAGGTCGCGACGGGCAGCGCGGGTCAGCGCGTTCGCCTCGGGAGCCTCGACAGGGACGTCCGTGGCGGCATACATCCGCCAGGCCAGGAGGACACCGATGGCCATGAGCACGAAGACCGAGATCTGGATGGCCAGCAGCGGGATCAGCGGCTCGGCGTGGTCGGCCGTGCCGAACACCGGCTCCAGCCAGCCGGTGAGGATCCCGGTCGGGTAGAGCGCGGCGCCGAGGACCAGCGAGCCGACCGCGAGGACCATCATCGGGATGGTCATCGTCAGCGGCGACTCGTGCGGGTGCTGGTCGTCCTCCCAGCGGGCCTTGCCGTGGAAGGTCATGAAGAACAGCCGCGACATGTAGAAGGCGGTGATCCCGGCGCCCAGCAGGGTGACCAGGCCGAAGACCCAGCCCTGCCAGCCCGGCGCGGAGAAGGCGGACTCGATGATGTGGTCCTTGGAGTACCAGCCGGCCGTGAACGGGAAGCCGATGATGGCCAGCCACCCCGCCGCGAAGGTGATCCAGGTGATCTTCACCTCGCGGGACAGGGCCCCGAAGCGGCGCATGTCGACCCGGTCCTTCATGGCGTGCATGACCGAGCCGGCGCCCAGGAACATCCCGGCCTTGAAGAAGCCGTGGGTGATCAGGTGGAAGATCGCGTAGACGTAGCCGATCGGCCCCAGGCCGACGGCCAGCATCATGTAGCCGATCTGCGACATCGTGGAGGCGGCCAGCGCCTTCTTGATGTCGTCCTTGGCACACCCCACGATCGCGCCGTAGAGCAGCGTGACGGCGCCGACCACCGCGACCGCGAGGCGCGCGTCGGGGGTCAGGTCGTAGATCGCCTGGCTGCGCGCGACCAGGTAGACACCGGCGGTGACCATCGTCGCGGCGTGGATCAGGGCCGACACCGGGGTCGGGCCGGCCATCGCGTCACCCAGCCAGCTCTGCAGCGGGAACTGGGCCGACTTGCCGCAGGCGCCGAGCAGCAGGGCCAGCCCGATCAGGGTCAGCATCATCGTGCTGGCCCCGTCGACGCTGGCGAAGACCGTCGCGAAGTCGAGCGAGCCGAAGGTCGCCAGCATCAGACCCATGGCGGTGATGAGTCCCACGTCACCGACGCGGTTGACGATGAACGCCTTGTTGGCCGCGGCCGCGTAGGCCGGGTTGTGGTTC containing:
- a CDS encoding NADH-quinone oxidoreductase subunit M yields the protein MNFPWLTTLLVLPLVGALVVAVLPKASTLVRPVALGTSLLTLGVGIAALTQYQLGGGSGQFQLTEVHAWIPQFGVSYALGVDGISLTMILLALILVPICLIAAWDDVPAVGRRQHLYFALMLALTSTIVGVFAAIDVFLFYIFFEVMLIPVYFLIGIFGGSRRARAATTFLLYSLAGGLIMLVAVIGVYLAGPRGADGFLLTNLAGMDLSVEAGRWLFLGFFIAFAIKAPMWPVHTWLPLAAEQSRPATSVLLVGVLDKVGTYGMIRFCLSLFPEASQWATPVVITLALISLFWGAFMAIGSTDILRLISYTSISHFGFIVLGIFAFTTVSHTGATLYMVNHGFTTAGLFLVAGMLIVRRGSRDLRDFGGWQRVTPLIAGALLISGLSALSLPGLNSFVSEFLVIVGTFQRNAWLGLIATLGVVLAAVYVLVMYRKVATGPRPEGLDVPDMTGREKWVVAPLIAAFLILGFYPKPVLDVLEPAVQQTLQSVGVADPVPAVDTANAEGRGR
- the nuoL gene encoding NADH-quinone oxidoreductase subunit L, whose protein sequence is MAYHAVSGGVAQYGWLMIALPLLGAAVLLLGGRATNSWGPLLATALSWASFVVGVLVIVQLTGLAPGERALQLPLWDWISFGDFTLHAGLLMDPLSLAFVMLITFVGSLIHVYSLGYMEGDPDKRRFFAYLNLFVAAMLVLVLADSFVLLFVGWEGVGLASYLLIGFWNHNPAYAAAANKAFIVNRVGDVGLITAMGLMLATFGSLDFATVFASVDGASTMMLTLIGLALLLGACGKSAQFPLQSWLGDAMAGPTPVSALIHAATMVTAGVYLVARSQAIYDLTPDARLAVAVVGAVTLLYGAIVGCAKDDIKKALAASTMSQIGYMMLAVGLGPIGYVYAIFHLITHGFFKAGMFLGAGSVMHAMKDRVDMRRFGALSREVKITWITFAAGWLAIIGFPFTAGWYSKDHIIESAFSAPGWQGWVFGLVTLLGAGITAFYMSRLFFMTFHGKARWEDDQHPHESPLTMTIPMMVLAVGSLVLGAALYPTGILTGWLEPVFGTADHAEPLIPLLAIQISVFVLMAIGVLLAWRMYAATDVPVEAPEANALTRAARRDLYQDEVNDALFVSPTGTLVKGLTEADETLVEGTVTGGTTASLTGLSSVLRRAQNGFVRSYALTMLFGVVAILGAVWVMQ